A stretch of the Simiduia curdlanivorans genome encodes the following:
- the flgC gene encoding flagellar basal body rod protein FlgC produces the protein MSLDSIFSIAGSGLNAQSLRLNTTASNMANAESASSSIDQTYRARHPVFTTAFNQANGKLLMGSPSEVEGGVQVLGIVESDAPLQQRYEPNHPLANEEGYVFYPNVNVVEEMANMISASRSFQTNVEVMNSAKQMMQRVLTIGQ, from the coding sequence GTGTCTTTAGATTCCATATTTTCAATTGCAGGTTCGGGCCTTAACGCACAAAGCCTTAGGCTTAATACCACGGCCAGTAATATGGCCAATGCCGAGTCGGCCAGTTCGAGTATCGACCAAACTTACCGCGCCAGGCATCCCGTATTTACCACGGCTTTTAACCAAGCCAATGGCAAGTTGTTAATGGGCTCACCTAGTGAAGTAGAGGGTGGCGTGCAGGTGTTAGGTATTGTCGAGAGCGATGCCCCGCTGCAGCAACGCTATGAGCCCAATCACCCCTTGGCAAATGAAGAGGGCTACGTCTTCTACCCCAACGTTAATGTGGTTGAAGAAATGGCCAATATGATTTCCGCGTCGAGAAGCTTCCAAACCAATGTGGAAGTCATGAACTCCGCGAAGCAGATGATGCAACGCGTATTAACGATTGGTCAGTAG
- the flgB gene encoding flagellar basal body rod protein FlgB, with product MAISFQQATGFFETTLALKASRAELLANNLANADTPQFKARDFDFKAALSRELSGQKRSTFELENTQARHIEGQTITSLNDLLYRTPIQPSVDGNTVEEQIEHSAYMKNALGFQASFTMLNGKFKGLMTAIRGE from the coding sequence ATGGCGATTAGTTTTCAACAAGCAACCGGATTTTTTGAAACCACTCTTGCGCTAAAAGCAAGTCGTGCAGAGCTGCTTGCCAATAATTTAGCCAATGCCGATACACCCCAATTCAAGGCCCGTGATTTCGACTTTAAGGCGGCTTTGTCGCGAGAGTTGTCCGGTCAAAAGCGCTCAACTTTTGAGCTGGAAAACACCCAGGCCCGTCATATCGAAGGTCAAACAATCACCAGCTTAAACGATCTGCTTTATCGCACACCCATCCAGCCGTCAGTTGATGGCAATACGGTGGAAGAGCAAATAGAACACAGCGCCTACATGAAAAATGCACTGGGCTTTCAGGCGAGTTTCACCATGCTAAACGGCAAATTCAAAGGCCTAATGACGGCAATTCGGGGAGAGTAA
- a CDS encoding CheR family methyltransferase — protein sequence MSIIGLSQTFLDSAHFTKFRDFLHDACGIYLAESKQYLVTTRISPLLSHHNFKDLGELVQELERNKYSPLRDIVIDAMTTNETFWFRDTYPFEMLKSHIFPELAGQKSSINIWSAACSSGQEPLSISMAVEEYQRLSPKKLVNVNITGTDLSPSMLKIAKAATYDQMSVMRGLSVERLNAFFDQLGEDSWRAKAQVSRRINYRTLNLQDSYGGLGSFDIIFCRNVLIYFNNELKLDILKRIHRNLNPGGVLFLGASEGLAGASEFFEMVHCNPGILYRAK from the coding sequence ATGAGTATTATTGGCTTGTCTCAAACCTTTTTAGATTCCGCGCACTTTACCAAGTTTCGTGATTTCTTACACGATGCTTGCGGTATTTACCTAGCCGAAAGTAAACAGTATTTGGTCACAACACGTATCAGCCCCTTGCTTTCGCACCACAACTTTAAAGACTTGGGTGAACTGGTTCAGGAACTTGAGCGCAATAAATATTCGCCCTTGCGCGATATTGTTATCGATGCCATGACCACCAATGAAACCTTTTGGTTTCGCGATACTTATCCCTTTGAAATGTTGAAAAGCCATATTTTTCCGGAGCTCGCTGGGCAAAAAAGCAGTATCAATATTTGGTCTGCTGCCTGTAGTTCGGGCCAAGAGCCCTTATCCATAAGCATGGCGGTGGAAGAGTATCAGCGTCTTAGTCCGAAGAAATTAGTAAACGTCAATATAACTGGCACGGACTTGTCGCCCAGCATGTTAAAAATTGCCAAGGCTGCTACCTACGATCAAATGTCGGTTATGCGCGGCTTGTCGGTGGAACGGTTAAATGCGTTTTTTGACCAGCTAGGGGAAGATAGCTGGCGTGCTAAGGCGCAGGTTAGCCGTCGAATTAATTACCGTACGCTGAATTTACAAGACAGCTACGGCGGCCTAGGCAGTTTCGATATTATCTTTTGCCGCAATGTGCTGATCTATTTTAACAATGAGTTAAAGCTCGATATATTGAAACGAATACACCGCAACTTAAACCCGGGCGGCGTACTTTTCTTAGGTGCTTCCGAGGGCCTGGCCGGGGCATCCGAGTTTTTTGAAATGGTACACTGCAACCCTGGTATCCTGTACCGGGCAAAATGA